Proteins encoded together in one Janthinobacterium tructae window:
- a CDS encoding PEP-CTERM sorting domain-containing protein gives MKLLTTLALAMLTVAAGTASAAPTFTAGGTALAGEGLVTSVAGATTIDFNDGLLPSNYTGAVFTSNHPSYAAQPPNDLTAFYSVGVSDGQITPGVATFSGGLSYFGFYMGSPDTYNSIVFTMGDSSTVMLTGSQMAALGGVSPNGNQSVGLYINAWAGEGAKFTSIAFQSPNTNAFESDNHAYIAAVPEPETYAMLLAGLGLLGFMLRRKAS, from the coding sequence ATGAAACTCCTGACTACACTGGCCTTGGCCATGTTGACTGTCGCCGCCGGGACCGCCAGCGCCGCCCCCACCTTCACTGCCGGTGGCACGGCACTGGCAGGTGAAGGCCTGGTCACCTCGGTCGCAGGTGCCACGACGATCGACTTCAACGATGGCTTACTACCAAGCAACTACACGGGTGCCGTGTTTACCAGCAACCACCCCAGCTATGCCGCGCAACCACCGAATGATTTGACGGCCTTCTATTCCGTTGGCGTCTCGGATGGCCAGATCACGCCAGGCGTGGCCACCTTCAGTGGCGGGCTCAGCTATTTTGGTTTCTACATGGGATCGCCCGACACCTATAACAGCATCGTCTTCACCATGGGCGACAGCAGCACAGTCATGCTGACCGGTTCGCAAATGGCTGCCTTGGGTGGCGTCAGCCCCAACGGCAACCAATCCGTCGGCCTGTATATCAACGCCTGGGCTGGCGAAGGAGCGAAATTCACCTCGATCGCCTTCCAATCGCCGAACACGAACGCGTTTGAAAGCGACAACCACGCCTACATCGCGGCCGTTCCCGAACCGGAAACCTATGCGATGCTGCTGGCCGGCCTCGGCCTGTTGGGCTTCATGCTGCGCCGTAAAGCTTCATAA
- a CDS encoding efflux RND transporter permease subunit, whose amino-acid sequence MFERLIRFAIEQRWLVMLAVAAMAGLGIYNYQKLPIDAVPDITNVQVQINTQSAGYSPLETEQRVTFPIETAMAGLPNLEQTRSLSRYGLSQVTVIFKDGTDIYFARQMINERLQEAKESLPAGITPKMGPVSTGLGEIYLWTVETQEGAKKPDGTPYTPTDLREIQDWIIKPQLRNVTGVTEINAIGGYAKQYQVAPYPEKLAAYGISLQDVVTALERNNSNVGAGYIERQGEQLLIRAPGQVASKDDLANIVVANVQGVAIRIRDVADVVLGRELRTGAATENGREVVLGTVFMLIGQNSRAVSQAVDKKMIEINRSLPKGVHAVTVYDRTVLVDKAINTVKKNLLEGAVLVIAILFLFLGNIRAAVITAMVIPLAMLFTFTGMVQYHVSANLMSLGALDFGIIIDGAVVIVENCVRRLAHAQQKLGRPLTLQERFHEVFAASQEARRPLLYGQLIIMVVYLPIFALTGVEGRMFTPMALTVVIALLGAMLLSITFIPAAVALFIGDKVAEKENAIMRAAKRWYAPLLGKVMRNTPVVLTGAAVAVVLSGLLATRMGSEFVPSLNEGDIAIQALRIPGTSLTQSLAMQQQLESKLMANHKEIARVFARTGTAEIASDPMPPNISDGYIMLKPRDQWPQPTKSREQLLAEIEATATSLPGNNYEFSQPIQLRFNELISGVRSDVAVKLFGDDMLVLDSTAAKIAGVLGKIPGATEVKVEQTTGLPMLTVQIDREQTARYGLNIADVQAAIATAIGGQEAGTLFQGDRRFDIVVRLPDSLRSDLEQLKRLPIALPLGAAAEGRARFIPLGEVASLQVAPGPNQISREDGKRRIVVSANVRGRDIGSFVAEATQQLQAQVAIPAGYWTSWGGQFEQLQSATKRLELVVPVALALVFVLLFAMFGNVKDGLLVFSGIPFALTGGIVALWLRDIPMSISAAVGFIALSGVAVLNGLVMIAYIRQLREQGMPLQEAIRVGAITRLRPVLMTALVASLGFVPMAIATGTGAEVQRPLATVVIGGILSSTALTLLVLPLLYRLAYRRQEEEEEKEEGVGRIRSEGA is encoded by the coding sequence ATGTTTGAACGCTTGATCCGCTTCGCCATCGAGCAGCGCTGGCTGGTGATGCTGGCCGTGGCCGCCATGGCCGGCCTGGGCATCTACAACTACCAGAAGCTGCCCATCGACGCCGTGCCCGACATCACCAATGTGCAGGTGCAAATCAATACACAGTCCGCCGGCTACTCGCCGCTGGAAACCGAGCAGCGCGTCACCTTCCCCATCGAGACGGCCATGGCCGGCTTGCCCAACCTGGAGCAGACGCGCTCGCTGTCGCGCTATGGCCTGTCGCAAGTGACGGTGATCTTCAAGGATGGCACGGACATTTATTTTGCCCGCCAGATGATCAACGAACGCTTGCAGGAAGCCAAGGAAAGCTTGCCGGCCGGCATCACGCCGAAGATGGGGCCCGTCTCCACGGGCCTCGGCGAAATCTACCTGTGGACGGTGGAAACGCAGGAGGGCGCGAAGAAACCGGACGGCACGCCGTACACGCCGACTGACTTGCGCGAAATCCAGGACTGGATCATCAAGCCGCAGTTGCGCAATGTCACGGGCGTGACGGAAATCAATGCCATCGGCGGTTACGCCAAGCAATACCAGGTGGCGCCGTATCCGGAAAAACTGGCCGCCTACGGCATCAGCCTGCAAGATGTGGTGACGGCGCTCGAACGCAACAACAGCAACGTGGGCGCCGGCTATATCGAACGGCAGGGCGAGCAACTGCTGATACGCGCGCCGGGCCAGGTGGCATCGAAAGACGACCTCGCCAACATCGTCGTCGCCAATGTGCAGGGCGTGGCGATACGCATCCGCGACGTGGCCGACGTGGTGCTGGGGCGCGAGCTGCGCACGGGCGCGGCCACGGAAAACGGCCGCGAAGTGGTGCTCGGCACGGTCTTCATGCTGATCGGGCAGAACAGCCGCGCCGTGTCGCAAGCAGTCGACAAAAAGATGATCGAGATCAACCGCAGCCTGCCCAAAGGCGTGCACGCCGTCACCGTGTATGACCGCACGGTGCTGGTCGACAAGGCCATCAATACGGTGAAGAAAAACCTGCTCGAAGGCGCCGTACTGGTGATCGCCATCCTGTTCCTGTTCCTCGGCAATATCCGCGCGGCCGTCATCACGGCCATGGTGATTCCGCTGGCCATGCTGTTCACGTTTACGGGGATGGTGCAATACCATGTGAGCGCCAACCTGATGAGCCTGGGCGCGCTCGATTTCGGCATCATCATCGATGGCGCCGTGGTGATCGTGGAAAACTGCGTGCGCCGCCTGGCCCATGCGCAGCAAAAACTCGGGCGGCCCCTGACCTTGCAGGAACGTTTTCATGAAGTGTTTGCGGCATCGCAAGAAGCGCGCCGGCCGCTGCTGTACGGCCAGCTGATCATCATGGTCGTGTACCTGCCCATCTTCGCGCTGACGGGCGTCGAAGGCCGCATGTTTACACCGATGGCCCTGACGGTCGTGATCGCCTTGCTGGGCGCCATGCTGCTGTCGATTACTTTCATTCCCGCCGCCGTGGCGCTGTTTATCGGCGACAAGGTAGCGGAGAAGGAAAACGCCATCATGCGCGCCGCCAAGCGCTGGTATGCGCCGCTGCTGGGCAAGGTGATGCGCAATACCCCCGTCGTGCTGACGGGCGCGGCGGTGGCCGTCGTGCTGTCGGGCTTGCTGGCCACGCGCATGGGCAGCGAATTCGTGCCCAGCCTGAACGAGGGCGACATCGCCATCCAGGCCCTGCGCATCCCCGGTACCAGCCTCACGCAATCGCTGGCCATGCAGCAGCAACTGGAAAGCAAGCTGATGGCAAACCACAAGGAAATCGCGCGCGTCTTCGCCCGCACGGGAACGGCCGAGATCGCGTCGGACCCGATGCCGCCGAACATTTCCGACGGCTACATCATGCTCAAGCCCCGCGATCAGTGGCCGCAGCCGACAAAATCGCGCGAGCAATTGCTGGCGGAAATCGAAGCGACGGCCACCAGTTTGCCGGGCAACAACTACGAGTTTTCGCAACCGATCCAGCTGCGCTTCAATGAACTGATTTCCGGCGTGCGCAGCGATGTGGCCGTGAAACTGTTCGGCGACGACATGCTTGTCCTCGACAGCACGGCGGCGAAGATCGCGGGCGTGCTGGGCAAGATACCGGGCGCTACGGAAGTGAAAGTCGAGCAGACGACGGGGCTGCCCATGCTGACGGTGCAGATCGACCGCGAGCAGACGGCGCGCTACGGCCTCAACATTGCCGACGTGCAAGCGGCGATTGCCACGGCCATCGGCGGGCAAGAGGCGGGCACCCTGTTCCAGGGCGACCGCCGCTTCGACATCGTCGTGCGCCTGCCCGACAGCCTGCGCAGCGACCTGGAGCAGTTGAAACGCCTGCCCATCGCCCTGCCACTGGGCGCGGCGGCGGAAGGCCGCGCGCGCTTCATCCCGCTCGGTGAAGTGGCCAGCCTGCAAGTGGCGCCGGGGCCGAACCAGATCAGCCGCGAAGACGGCAAGCGCCGCATCGTCGTCAGCGCCAACGTGCGCGGGCGCGATATCGGCTCGTTTGTTGCGGAAGCCACGCAGCAGTTGCAGGCGCAGGTGGCCATTCCTGCCGGCTACTGGACCAGCTGGGGCGGCCAGTTCGAGCAATTGCAATCGGCCACGAAACGCCTGGAGCTGGTGGTGCCCGTGGCGCTGGCGCTCGTCTTCGTGCTGCTGTTCGCCATGTTCGGCAACGTGAAGGATGGCTTGCTGGTGTTCAGCGGCATCCCGTTCGCCCTGACGGGCGGCATCGTCGCCCTGTGGCTGCGCGACATTCCCATGTCGATCTCGGCCGCTGTCGGCTTCATCGCCCTGTCCGGTGTGGCCGTGCTCAATGGCCTGGTGATGATCGCCTACATCCGCCAGCTGCGCGAACAGGGCATGCCCTTGCAGGAGGCGATACGTGTAGGCGCCATCACGCGCCTGCGGCCCGTGCTGATGACAGCGCTGGTGGCCTCGCTGGGCTTCGTGCCGATGGCCATTGCCACGGGCACGGGCGCGGAGGTACAGCGTCCGCTGGCCACCGTGGTGATCGGTGGCATCCTGTCGTCGACGGCCTTGACCCTGCTGGTGCTGCCATTGCTGTACCGGCTGGCGTACCGCCGGCAAGAGGAGGAGGAAGAGAAAGAAGAGGGGGTAGGTCGGATTAGGTCCGAAGGAGCGTAA
- a CDS encoding efflux RND transporter periplasmic adaptor subunit, whose product MNITLNKKQAIAIVSIAAAGIVLAILILGTGKSSAPPAPAVQAEAHAEKKDEHGHEEVEGRLELTAAQSRAAGIVIATTAPGRIKTTVALPGEIRFNEDRTAHVVPRLAGVVEAVQADLGQLVKKGQVLAVIASTELSEQRSALLSAQRRLSLARSTYEREEKLWREKISAEQDYLQAQQAWREAEIAVQNAQQKLSALGASGAAKGPLNRYEIRAPFDGMVLEKHITLGEAVKEDANIFVISDLSTVWAEIAVPAKDLATVRMGGKAEVKASAFDASAQGTITYVGALLGEQTRTAKARISLQNPDMAWRPGLFVTVEVVSGEADAPVTVQSTAIQTVEDKPVVFVQVKDGYQATPVVLGRSDGTLTHIKQGLAAGTPYAAQGSFVLKSELGKDAAGHEH is encoded by the coding sequence ATGAACATCACACTCAACAAAAAACAGGCGATCGCCATAGTCTCCATCGCGGCCGCCGGCATCGTACTGGCCATCCTCATCCTCGGCACGGGCAAGTCCAGCGCCCCGCCAGCGCCTGCCGTCCAGGCGGAAGCCCATGCTGAAAAGAAAGACGAACACGGCCACGAAGAAGTGGAAGGCCGGCTGGAACTGACGGCGGCGCAAAGCCGCGCGGCCGGCATCGTCATCGCCACGACCGCGCCCGGCCGCATCAAGACGACGGTGGCCCTGCCCGGCGAAATTCGTTTCAATGAAGACCGCACGGCCCACGTCGTGCCGCGTCTGGCCGGCGTGGTGGAAGCCGTGCAAGCGGACCTGGGCCAGCTGGTCAAAAAGGGACAAGTACTGGCCGTCATCGCCAGCACGGAGCTGTCGGAACAGCGCAGCGCACTGCTGTCGGCGCAGCGGCGTTTGTCGCTGGCCCGTTCCACATATGAGCGCGAAGAAAAACTGTGGCGCGAAAAAATTTCGGCCGAACAGGATTACCTGCAGGCGCAGCAGGCGTGGCGCGAGGCGGAAATCGCCGTGCAAAATGCGCAGCAAAAGCTCAGCGCGCTGGGCGCCAGTGGCGCTGCCAAGGGTCCGCTGAACCGCTACGAGATCCGCGCGCCGTTCGACGGCATGGTGCTGGAAAAACATATCACCCTGGGCGAAGCGGTCAAGGAAGACGCAAACATCTTCGTCATTTCCGACCTGTCGACCGTGTGGGCGGAAATCGCCGTGCCGGCGAAAGATCTGGCCACCGTGCGCATGGGAGGCAAGGCGGAAGTCAAAGCCAGCGCTTTTGACGCCAGCGCGCAAGGCACGATCACCTATGTGGGCGCGCTGCTGGGCGAGCAGACACGCACGGCGAAAGCTCGCATCAGCTTGCAGAATCCCGACATGGCGTGGCGTCCGGGCTTGTTCGTCACGGTGGAAGTGGTGTCCGGTGAAGCGGACGCGCCCGTCACCGTGCAGAGCACGGCCATCCAGACGGTGGAAGACAAGCCCGTCGTCTTCGTGCAGGTGAAAGATGGCTACCAGGCCACGCCCGTGGTGCTGGGGCGCAGCGATGGCACCTTGACGCACATCAAACAGGGACTGGCCGCCGGCACGCCGTACGCGGCGCAAGGCAGTTTTGTCCTGAAATCCGAGCTGGGCAAAGATGCCGCCGGCCACGAACATTGA
- a CDS encoding TolC family protein encodes MHRSIYLLCLCSGLLAGNFTHAQSSVEPAAPLTLPAALLLAEGGNATLSAARHELAAQGGALQQARALPNPELQTVLEDTRRATRSTTVQLNQLIELGGKRGARAAVAQRGEDLAQAGLSLQQADTRALVTTAFVDVLAAQEGLRLADSAQALAARASDITARRVAAGKASPVEETRARVAEASVRLELNLARSTLASARKRLAALWGNATPRFSLAEGRLETLPELPPSSELAARLGQAPAVRQAHSALAQRQAMLDVEQRRATPDITVSIGMKRSEELGRNQAIIGLALPLPLFDRNAGNKLDALRRSDKASDELAAARIAVQTAVAAATERLATARLDVESLRQDILPGAQSAYDAASKGFEFGKFAFLDVLDAQRTLLQAKNQYLRALTEAQHAAAEIERLLGAPAPL; translated from the coding sequence ATGCACCGTTCCATCTATCTGTTATGTCTCTGCTCCGGCCTGCTGGCCGGTAACTTTACCCACGCGCAATCCAGCGTGGAACCCGCCGCCCCCCTGACCCTGCCCGCCGCACTGCTGCTGGCCGAAGGCGGCAACGCCACCCTGTCGGCCGCCCGCCATGAACTGGCGGCGCAAGGGGGCGCCCTGCAACAGGCGCGCGCCCTGCCCAACCCGGAACTGCAAACGGTGCTGGAAGACACGCGGCGCGCCACGCGCAGCACCACCGTGCAGCTCAATCAGCTCATAGAGCTGGGCGGCAAGCGCGGGGCGCGCGCCGCCGTCGCCCAGCGCGGCGAAGACCTGGCGCAAGCCGGCCTTTCCCTGCAGCAAGCCGACACGCGCGCGCTAGTGACCACCGCCTTTGTCGACGTGCTGGCGGCGCAGGAAGGCTTGCGCCTGGCCGACAGCGCGCAAGCCTTGGCGGCGCGCGCCAGCGACATCACGGCGCGCCGGGTGGCAGCCGGCAAGGCTTCCCCTGTCGAGGAAACCCGCGCCCGTGTCGCCGAAGCGAGCGTGCGGCTGGAGCTGAACCTGGCCCGCAGCACCCTGGCCAGCGCGCGCAAGCGCCTGGCCGCCCTGTGGGGCAATGCCACGCCACGCTTCAGCCTGGCGGAAGGTCGCCTGGAAACCTTGCCCGAGCTGCCACCAAGCAGCGAACTGGCGGCGCGCCTGGGGCAAGCCCCGGCCGTGCGCCAGGCGCACAGCGCGCTGGCCCAGCGGCAAGCCATGCTGGACGTGGAACAGCGACGCGCCACGCCCGACATCACTGTCAGCATCGGCATGAAGCGCTCGGAAGAGCTGGGCCGCAACCAGGCCATCATCGGCCTGGCCTTGCCGCTGCCTTTGTTCGACCGCAACGCGGGCAACAAACTCGATGCCTTGCGCCGCAGCGACAAGGCCAGCGACGAGCTGGCCGCCGCCCGCATCGCCGTGCAAACGGCCGTGGCCGCCGCCACCGAACGGCTGGCCACAGCCCGGCTCGACGTGGAAAGCTTGCGCCAGGACATCTTGCCTGGCGCCCAGAGCGCCTACGATGCGGCCAGCAAGGGCTTTGAGTTCGGCAAGTTCGCCTTCCTCGACGTGCTCGATGCCCAGCGCACCTTGCTGCAAGCCAAAAACCAATACCTGCGCGCGCTGACCGAAGCGCAGCACGCCGCCGCCGAGATCGAGCGCCTGCTTGGCGCCCCCGCTCCCCTGTAA
- the czcI gene encoding cation efflux protein, CzcI family has translation MKKFFLILLLFVLPLQMSWAAASAYCLHEEGKAAQHLGHHSHQHKADADKKPVADKKVADKQSKGQPHSDCNVCHGIGHAWLPAGSSLPIGDMASVNADTSPFFYASHIPDVPKRPDWSSAT, from the coding sequence ATGAAAAAATTCTTCCTCATTTTGCTGCTGTTCGTGCTTCCGCTCCAGATGTCCTGGGCCGCGGCGAGCGCGTATTGCCTGCACGAGGAAGGCAAGGCGGCGCAGCACCTGGGCCACCACAGCCACCAGCACAAGGCGGATGCGGACAAGAAACCCGTGGCCGATAAAAAGGTGGCTGACAAGCAATCCAAAGGCCAGCCGCACAGCGATTGCAACGTCTGCCATGGCATCGGCCATGCGTGGCTGCCTGCCGGCTCCAGCCTGCCCATCGGCGACATGGCGTCCGTCAACGCAGACACTTCCCCCTTCTTTTACGCTTCCCATATCCCGGACGTTCCCAAGCGCCCTGACTGGTCATCGGCCACCTAG
- a CDS encoding C13 family peptidase gives MTATLRASLRPYTLAGLLVFAALGMPPLCAAPAKVPAAETADGGRYFGPLVAGKMHGQGRLEYASGAFYEGGFARGVFSGQGTLRQASGVEYTGAFRQGAFDGIGRYTSPKGEIYAGSFVKGSFEGQGRFQGADGATFEGHFKHWRPHGAGKLTDTDGTVFEGDFVQGQLQGKAKVSTSDGIHYEGELKDWKFDGEGVLRTADGDEYRGGFKNGQFDGKGVLRYAVAQADGRREDSGNWTEGQLDDPALDKLTRDNIELALYNQRSLLDGALARIAPRDAAKKINLYLLGVAGDGAQEVFHRETAFVQRQFDRDYGTVGRSLMLVNSRNTVAQQPMATRTSIAASLDALGAKMDKANDILFLFLTSHGSPEHALALAQNGMDLHSLPAQELASMLKHSGIRWKVIVISACYAGGFIAPLKDDNTLIITAARSDRTSFGCDDQNDFTYFSEAYFKEALPKSAGFAEAFDQAKVLVQAREAADFREGGMEAEEHSEPQLFQGKAIAAQLKAWRAQPH, from the coding sequence ATGACCGCCACGCTACGCGCCTCGCTTCGCCCCTATACCCTCGCCGGCCTGCTGGTCTTTGCCGCGCTGGGCATGCCGCCGCTGTGCGCCGCGCCCGCCAAGGTGCCGGCGGCGGAGACGGCCGATGGCGGACGCTATTTCGGCCCCCTCGTCGCGGGCAAGATGCATGGCCAGGGCCGGCTCGAGTACGCGAGCGGCGCGTTTTATGAAGGGGGCTTCGCGCGCGGCGTGTTTTCCGGCCAGGGCACGCTGCGCCAGGCGTCCGGCGTCGAGTACACGGGCGCCTTCCGCCAGGGCGCCTTCGACGGCATCGGCCGCTACACCTCGCCCAAGGGCGAGATCTATGCGGGCAGCTTCGTCAAGGGCAGCTTCGAGGGACAAGGCCGCTTCCAGGGCGCCGACGGCGCCACCTTCGAAGGCCACTTCAAACACTGGCGCCCGCACGGCGCCGGCAAGCTGACCGACACGGACGGCACCGTCTTCGAAGGCGACTTCGTCCAGGGCCAGCTGCAGGGCAAGGCGAAAGTCAGCACCAGCGACGGCATCCACTACGAAGGCGAGCTGAAAGACTGGAAATTCGACGGCGAAGGCGTGCTGCGCACGGCCGACGGCGACGAATACCGGGGCGGCTTCAAGAATGGCCAGTTCGACGGCAAGGGCGTGCTGCGCTACGCCGTGGCGCAGGCCGACGGCCGGCGCGAAGACAGCGGCAACTGGACGGAAGGCCAGCTGGACGACCCGGCCTTGGACAAGCTCACGCGCGACAATATCGAACTGGCCCTGTATAACCAGCGCAGCCTGCTCGACGGCGCCCTGGCGCGCATCGCGCCGCGCGATGCGGCGAAAAAAATCAATCTGTACCTGCTGGGCGTGGCCGGCGATGGCGCGCAGGAAGTATTTCACCGCGAAACGGCCTTCGTGCAGCGCCAGTTCGACCGCGATTACGGCACCGTGGGGCGTTCCCTGATGCTGGTCAACAGCCGCAACACGGTGGCGCAGCAGCCGATGGCCACGCGCACCAGCATCGCCGCCAGCCTCGACGCCTTGGGCGCGAAGATGGACAAGGCCAACGACATCCTGTTCCTGTTCCTCACCAGCCACGGTTCGCCCGAGCACGCACTGGCGCTGGCGCAAAACGGCATGGATTTGCACAGCCTGCCCGCGCAAGAGCTGGCATCCATGCTCAAGCACAGCGGCATCCGCTGGAAAGTCATCGTGATCTCGGCCTGCTATGCGGGCGGCTTCATAGCACCATTAAAAGATGACAACACCCTCATCATCACGGCCGCGCGCAGCGACCGCACCTCGTTCGGCTGCGACGACCAGAACGATTTTACGTATTTCAGCGAAGCGTATTTCAAGGAAGCCTTGCCGAAAAGCGCCGGCTTTGCCGAAGCCTTTGACCAGGCCAAGGTGCTGGTGCAGGCGCGCGAGGCGGCCGACTTCCGCGAGGGCGGCATGGAAGCGGAAGAGCATTCCGAGCCACAGCTATTCCAGGGCAAGGCCATCGCCGCGCAGCTGAAGGCGTGGCGCGCCCAGCCGCACTAA
- a CDS encoding GAF domain-containing sensor histidine kinase: MESRLSRLEAVQTVLLEIGQRSSTCSDISEFLQAVHAALGRIMYAANFYVALSDHDDGLVRFPYFVDEFDAAPDPDEGVRLASAAQSPTAWVIVNRKQLVMTADDDAMRAIGGGAWGGGTAAEHWIGCPLLDQQHQVLGAIVIQSYDAQHHFSLEDQALFALIATHVSSALQGMQSMDRLEKAVQERTALLAHEVAERRRAENLQHALYEIANLSAQAADATTLYARLHAIISELVTAKNFLIALYHPDNKDITIPYFVDEKDAQAPVKRFHYGIGMSSYVLARRQACLLDASSYAALVASGEMDEPLGNVGIASWMGAPMLLGQRKYGVIIVQSYDESVVYGQAELDVLAFMASHVAVAMARIQADSAMRQAKETLEEQNAALNSALSALQEAQSELVRQEKLASLGRLVAGVAHEINTPLGICVTATSHLVQELKLTREDLDGGQLDEDGLRQFLDIIDQTLRIMTTNTQRAAALVRSFKQVAVDQSSDELRSFNLRKYLDEILLSLQPKLKGKPIKVEIDCAPEVQLRSYPGAVSQIVTNMVVNSLVHGFVEGEPGKIRISARAAGEMLELDYSDDGMGMDSATLGQLFDPFFTTKRGSGGSGLGAHILYNLVTGPLGGTVKVVSAPGMGLHYKIRFPLEPKSA; this comes from the coding sequence ATGGAAAGCCGTCTCAGCCGCCTGGAAGCCGTTCAAACCGTGTTGCTGGAAATCGGGCAGCGCTCGAGCACCTGCAGCGATATCAGCGAATTCCTGCAGGCGGTGCATGCGGCGCTGGGCCGCATCATGTATGCGGCGAACTTTTATGTGGCCCTCAGCGACCACGATGACGGCCTGGTGCGCTTTCCCTACTTTGTCGACGAATTCGACGCCGCGCCCGATCCGGACGAGGGCGTGCGCCTGGCCAGTGCCGCGCAGTCGCCCACGGCGTGGGTCATCGTCAATCGCAAGCAGCTGGTGATGACGGCCGACGACGATGCCATGCGCGCCATCGGTGGCGGCGCCTGGGGCGGCGGCACGGCGGCCGAGCACTGGATCGGCTGTCCGCTGCTGGATCAGCAGCATCAGGTGCTGGGCGCCATCGTCATCCAGAGCTACGATGCGCAGCACCACTTCAGCCTGGAAGACCAGGCTCTGTTCGCGCTGATCGCCACGCACGTGTCGAGCGCCCTGCAAGGCATGCAAAGCATGGACCGGCTGGAAAAGGCGGTGCAGGAGCGCACGGCCCTGCTGGCGCACGAGGTGGCCGAGCGGCGCCGCGCGGAAAACCTGCAGCATGCGCTGTATGAAATCGCCAACCTGTCGGCGCAGGCAGCCGACGCCACGACCCTGTATGCGCGCCTGCATGCCATCATCAGCGAGCTGGTGACGGCGAAGAATTTCCTGATCGCCCTGTACCATCCCGACAACAAGGACATCACGATCCCGTATTTCGTCGATGAAAAGGATGCGCAGGCGCCTGTGAAACGCTTCCATTACGGTATCGGCATGAGTTCCTACGTGCTGGCGCGCCGGCAAGCGTGTTTGCTCGATGCCAGCAGCTATGCGGCGCTGGTGGCCAGCGGCGAGATGGACGAGCCGCTGGGCAATGTCGGCATCGCCAGCTGGATGGGCGCTCCCATGCTGCTGGGCCAGCGCAAATATGGCGTGATCATCGTGCAAAGCTACGACGAATCCGTCGTGTATGGCCAGGCGGAACTGGACGTGCTGGCCTTCATGGCCAGCCACGTGGCCGTGGCGATGGCCCGCATCCAGGCCGACAGCGCCATGCGCCAGGCCAAGGAAACGCTGGAAGAGCAGAACGCGGCCCTGAACAGCGCCCTGAGCGCCTTGCAGGAAGCGCAGTCGGAACTGGTGCGCCAGGAAAAACTGGCATCGCTGGGACGCCTGGTCGCTGGTGTGGCGCATGAAATCAATACGCCGCTGGGCATCTGCGTGACGGCCACCAGCCACCTGGTGCAGGAATTGAAACTCACGCGCGAAGACCTGGACGGCGGCCAGCTCGATGAAGACGGCTTGCGGCAATTCCTCGACATCATCGACCAGACCTTGCGCATCATGACGACGAATACGCAGCGCGCCGCGGCGCTGGTGCGCAGCTTCAAGCAGGTGGCCGTGGACCAGTCTTCGGACGAGTTGCGCAGTTTTAATTTGCGCAAATACCTCGATGAAATCCTGCTGTCCCTGCAACCCAAGCTGAAGGGCAAGCCGATCAAGGTGGAGATCGATTGCGCGCCCGAGGTACAGCTGCGCAGCTATCCGGGCGCCGTCTCGCAGATCGTCACGAACATGGTGGTCAATTCACTGGTGCATGGCTTTGTCGAAGGCGAGCCGGGCAAGATCAGGATCAGTGCCAGGGCGGCCGGCGAGATGCTGGAACTCGACTACAGCGACGATGGCATGGGCATGGACAGCGCCACCCTGGGCCAGCTGTTTGATCCCTTCTTCACGACCAAGCGGGGTTCCGGCGGCAGCGGCCTGGGTGCGCATATTCTGTATAACCTGGTGACGGGGCCGCTGGGCGGCACGGTGAAGGTGGTCAGCGCGCCCGGCATGGGGTTGCATTACAAGATCCGTTTCCCGCTGGAACCGAAGAGCGCTTGA